The following are encoded together in the Buchnera aphidicola (Acyrthosiphon lactucae) genome:
- the rpsD gene encoding 30S ribosomal protein S4 gives MAKYLGPKLKLSRREGTDLFLKSGLRPIESKCKLEQPPGQHGIRKPRLSDYAVQLREKQKVRRLYGVLERQFKIYYKIAASLKGNTGANLLQLLESRLDNVVYRMGFGCTRAESRQLINHKCIMVNNKIVNIASYQIVPNDLISIRNKSQNQSRIKAALELVEQREKPIWLEVNPIKMTGIFKRFPERSDLSAEINEYLIVELYSK, from the coding sequence ATGGCAAAATATTTAGGCCCAAAATTAAAATTAAGTCGACGTGAAGGTACTGATCTATTTCTTAAATCAGGTCTTCGTCCAATAGAATCAAAATGTAAATTAGAACAGCCTCCTGGACAACATGGTATTCGTAAACCTAGATTATCTGATTATGCTGTCCAATTACGTGAAAAGCAAAAAGTACGTCGTTTATACGGTGTTTTAGAACGACAATTTAAAATATATTATAAAATAGCTGCTAGTTTAAAAGGTAATACCGGAGCAAATTTATTACAGTTATTAGAATCTAGATTAGATAATGTGGTTTATCGTATGGGTTTTGGTTGTACGCGTGCTGAATCAAGACAATTAATTAATCATAAATGTATCATGGTTAATAATAAAATTGTTAATATTGCTTCATATCAAATTGTTCCTAATGATCTAATTTCTATTAGAAATAAATCTCAAAATCAATCACGAATAAAAGCTGCTTTAGAACTTGTTGAACAAAGAGAAAAACCAATCTGGTTAGAAGTTAATCCAATTAAAATGACAGGTATTTTTAAAAGATTTCCTGAACGTTCTGATTTATCTGCAGAAATTAATGAATACTTAATTGTTGAACTTTATTCTAAATAA
- the rplQ gene encoding 50S ribosomal protein L17 yields MRHRKSGRKLNRNSAHLNSMLKNMACSLFTHEVIKTTLAKAKELRRIVEPIITLSKTDTVAHRRLVFSRIRDNTIVAKLFKNLGPFFFSRLGGYTRILKCGFRSGDKAPMAYIELVDRVKKNKKEEIIEE; encoded by the coding sequence ATGCGTCATCGGAAAAGTGGTCGTAAATTAAATCGTAATAGTGCTCATCTTAATTCTATGTTAAAAAATATGGCATGTTCGTTATTTACGCATGAAGTTATAAAAACTACTTTAGCAAAAGCAAAAGAACTGCGTCGTATTGTCGAGCCTATTATTACTTTATCTAAAACAGACACTGTTGCACACAGACGATTAGTATTTTCTCGTATTCGTGACAATACAATTGTAGCAAAATTATTTAAAAATTTAGGGCCTTTTTTTTTTAGTAGATTAGGAGGTTATACTCGTATTTTAAAATGTGGATTTCGATCTGGAGATAAAGCTCCAATGGCCTATATTGAATTAGTTGATCGTGTTAAAAAAAATAAAAAAGAAGAAATTATAGAAGAATAA
- a CDS encoding Sua5/YciO/YrdC/YwlC family protein, with protein sequence MLHNDNVIAYPTESMFGLGCDPTSKKAVKKLLNLKKRSVEKGFILVAADFNQIKMYINEKYLSKRQKKKLFFYWPGPFTFLLPAHPKAPYWLTGKFNTVAVRVSAHIEIIKLCNAFGKALISTSANVSNMTPCFTSEEVFKCFGKDFPLLNGNIGNEKNPSKIIDIINGKLIRYV encoded by the coding sequence ATGTTACATAATGATAATGTTATTGCATATCCTACAGAATCAATGTTTGGACTAGGATGTGATCCTACTAGTAAAAAAGCTGTGAAAAAATTATTAAATTTAAAAAAAAGAAGTGTAGAAAAAGGATTTATATTAGTTGCTGCAGATTTTAATCAGATAAAAATGTATATTAATGAGAAATATTTATCAAAAAGACAAAAAAAGAAACTTTTTTTTTATTGGCCTGGACCATTTACTTTTTTACTTCCAGCTCATCCTAAAGCACCTTATTGGTTAACTGGTAAATTTAACACTGTAGCTGTACGTGTAAGTGCTCATATTGAAATAATAAAACTATGTAATGCTTTTGGAAAAGCTTTAATATCTACCAGCGCTAACGTTTCAAATATGACTCCATGTTTTACTTCTGAAGAAGTTTTTAAATGTTTTGGTAAAGATTTTCCATTATTAAATGGAAATATAGGTAATGAAAAAAATCCCTCTAAGATCATTGATATTATTAATGGAAAGTTAATTCGCTATGTTTAA
- the rpmJ gene encoding 50S ribosomal protein L36: MKVQASVKILCRNCKIIRRNNVVRVICSNDPKHKQRQG; this comes from the coding sequence ATGAAGGTACAGGCTTCTGTAAAAATACTGTGTCGAAACTGCAAAATAATAAGAAGAAATAATGTTGTAAGAGTTATTTGTAGTAATGATCCAAAACATAAACAGCGTCAGGGTTAA
- the aroE gene encoding shikimate dehydrogenase, giving the protein MFKNQKFNYAVFGNPVNHSKSPEIHDLFSKQTGILHIYKSVNVPLDSFDTILHDFFNKYGQGANITAPFKQEAYFFCDKLTERAKISKSVNTFKKVDNKYILGDNTDGIGLLSDLIRLNFIKKNYSILIIGAGGAVKGVLFPLLSFGCSIFILNRTFLNAKKLVSQFNKYGNIEIFNKRSLKIKFFDLIINATSTLIGEKDDFIPLSVVSSKTCFYDMNYRKDNTFFIDWCLKIGTNFFSNGIGMLVFQAAHSFFLWHNILPKTDYIIDILKK; this is encoded by the coding sequence ATGTTTAAAAATCAAAAATTTAATTATGCTGTGTTTGGAAATCCTGTTAATCATAGTAAATCTCCTGAAATTCATGATTTATTTTCAAAACAGACAGGTATTTTGCATATTTACAAATCTGTGAATGTTCCATTAGATAGTTTTGATACTATTTTACATGATTTTTTTAATAAATATGGTCAAGGTGCAAATATTACTGCACCATTTAAACAAGAAGCATATTTTTTTTGTGATAAATTAACTGAAAGAGCTAAAATTTCTAAATCTGTTAACACATTTAAAAAAGTAGATAATAAGTATATTCTAGGAGACAATACAGATGGAATTGGCTTGTTGTCTGATTTAATAAGACTAAATTTCATCAAAAAGAATTATTCAATATTAATAATTGGTGCAGGTGGTGCAGTTAAAGGGGTTCTTTTCCCTCTTCTATCATTTGGATGTTCAATATTTATTTTAAATAGAACTTTTTTAAATGCTAAAAAATTAGTTTCACAATTTAATAAATATGGAAATATAGAGATCTTTAATAAACGTTCATTAAAAATAAAATTTTTTGATTTGATTATTAATGCAACATCAACATTAATTGGAGAAAAAGATGACTTTATTCCTTTATCTGTAGTTTCTTCAAAAACATGTTTTTATGATATGAATTATCGAAAAGATAATACATTTTTTATTGATTGGTGTCTTAAAATAGGAACAAATTTTTTTTCTAATGGGATAGGAATGTTAGTTTTTCAAGCGGCTCATTCTTTTTTTTTATGGCACAATATTCTTCCAAAAACAGATTATATTATTGATATTTTAAAAAAATAA
- the rpsH gene encoding 30S ribosomal protein S8 → MSMQDPVADMLTRIRNGQSANKYSVKIPSSRLKKAIIELLKQEGYIKDYKIIGKIKLEIEVVLKYFKGKPVVETIQRISRPSLRIYKKKNNLPKVMSGLGIAVISTSKGVMTDRMARQVGLGGEIICSIA, encoded by the coding sequence ATGAGTATGCAAGATCCAGTAGCAGATATGTTGACTCGTATTCGAAATGGTCAATCAGCTAATAAATATTCTGTTAAAATACCTTCATCTAGATTAAAAAAAGCAATTATCGAATTATTAAAACAAGAAGGTTATATTAAAGATTATAAAATTATAGGTAAAATTAAATTAGAAATAGAAGTGGTTTTAAAATATTTTAAAGGGAAACCTGTAGTAGAAACGATTCAACGTATTAGTCGTCCTAGCTTACGTATATATAAAAAAAAGAATAATTTACCGAAAGTTATGTCAGGTCTAGGAATAGCAGTAATTTCTACTTCTAAAGGAGTGATGACAGACCGTATGGCTCGTCAAGTAGGTCTTGGTGGTGAAATTATATGTTCTATAGCTTAA
- the rplR gene encoding 50S ribosomal protein L18, translating to MIFSSKNKIISRVRRAMKTRCKIKKLGSIRLVIHRTPRHMYAQIISSIESKVLVFASTLEKKINCNLKYTGNKEAAAKIGKIIAERALSKGIDHVSFDRSGFKYHGRVQVLAESARETGLKF from the coding sequence ATGATTTTTTCCAGTAAAAATAAAATAATTTCTCGTGTTCGTCGTGCTATGAAAACACGTTGTAAAATTAAAAAATTAGGTTCTATTCGGCTAGTTATTCATCGTACACCACGTCATATGTATGCTCAAATAATTTCTTCTATAGAATCAAAAGTATTAGTATTTGCTTCGACACTAGAAAAAAAAATAAATTGTAATTTAAAATATACAGGAAATAAAGAAGCTGCAGCAAAAATAGGTAAAATTATTGCAGAACGCGCTTTGTCAAAAGGAATCGATCATGTTTCTTTTGATCGATCAGGTTTTAAATATCACGGTCGTGTACAAGTTTTAGCTGAATCTGCACGTGAAACTGGACTGAAGTTTTAA
- the rplO gene encoding 50S ribosomal protein L15, which translates to MYLNDLSPANGARQNRKRLGRGIGSGFGKTSGRGHKGQKSRSGSSIRRGFEGGQMPLYRRLPKFGFNSRKKNITTEVRLSDLSNLSTNIIDLNILKKENIIKKNIKYAKIILTGKLKVSLTIRGLLVTKGARFEIENSGGKVEG; encoded by the coding sequence ATGTATTTAAATGATCTTTCTCCAGCAAATGGAGCACGTCAAAATCGAAAAAGATTAGGTCGTGGCATCGGTTCAGGTTTTGGTAAAACTTCAGGTCGTGGTCATAAGGGTCAAAAATCTAGATCAGGAAGCAGCATTCGTCGTGGTTTTGAAGGAGGACAAATGCCTTTATATAGAAGACTTCCTAAGTTTGGTTTTAATTCTAGAAAAAAAAATATTACAACAGAAGTTCGTTTATCAGATTTGTCAAATTTATCTACAAATATTATTGATCTTAATATACTGAAAAAAGAAAATATTATTAAAAAAAACATTAAATATGCAAAAATCATTCTGACAGGAAAATTAAAAGTATCTTTAACAATCCGAGGTTTGCTTGTTACTAAAGGTGCTCGTTTTGAAATTGAAAATTCTGGTGGTAAAGTTGAAGGATAA
- the fmt gene encoding methionyl-tRNA formyltransferase codes for MKKLKIIFAGTEYFSAEHLNALISSSHDVISVITQPDSSSGRGQKITFSPVKKLSINNKISILQPLNLNDKNFQDKLLKLNADIMIVVSYGKIIPKKILTMFPKGCINVHPSLLPRWRGATPIQSSILHGDKKTGISIINMNDKIDSGTIIHSIICNISSNDTTQSLSLKLIKIGIQALLEVLEKIISNTIIKKKQNEKNVILSKKICKKDGLLNWNLAAERLERLIRAFNPWPVCYFLLENKTIKVWQSKVIPIVRSHFSAGEIISSNKDGIQINTSYQILNIEKLQLPGKKIMDVKNIIISKKNLFKIGTII; via the coding sequence TTGAAAAAATTAAAAATTATTTTCGCTGGGACAGAATATTTTTCTGCTGAACATTTAAATGCACTAATTAGTTCTTCACATGATGTAATTTCAGTAATTACTCAGCCAGATAGTTCTTCTGGAAGAGGACAAAAAATCACTTTTTCTCCTGTAAAAAAACTATCTATAAATAATAAAATTTCTATTTTACAACCTTTAAACCTAAACGATAAGAACTTTCAAGATAAATTATTAAAACTTAATGCAGATATAATGATAGTTGTATCTTATGGGAAAATAATACCAAAAAAAATTCTTACCATGTTTCCAAAAGGTTGTATTAATGTTCACCCTTCACTATTACCTAGATGGCGAGGAGCCACTCCAATTCAGTCATCAATTTTACATGGTGATAAAAAAACAGGTATCAGTATTATTAACATGAATGATAAAATTGATTCTGGTACTATAATACATTCAATAATATGTAATATATCTTCAAACGATACTACTCAAAGCTTATCTTTAAAACTAATAAAAATTGGAATACAAGCACTGTTAGAAGTCCTGGAAAAAATCATATCAAATACAATTATTAAAAAAAAACAAAATGAAAAAAATGTAATTTTATCAAAAAAAATATGTAAAAAAGATGGTTTATTAAACTGGAATTTAGCAGCTGAAAGATTAGAACGTTTAATACGAGCATTTAATCCATGGCCCGTATGTTATTTTTTATTAGAAAATAAGACTATAAAGGTATGGCAATCAAAAGTGATTCCTATTGTACGATCACATTTCTCTGCAGGAGAGATTATATCCTCTAATAAAGATGGAATTCAAATAAATACATCTTATCAAATATTAAATATCGAGAAACTACAATTACCTGGAAAAAAAATTATGGATGTTAAAAATATAATTATTTCTAAAAAAAATCTATTTAAAATTGGTACAATCATATAA
- the rpsM gene encoding 30S ribosomal protein S13, producing MARIAGINIPENKHTLIALTAIYGIGKKRSKLICSIANISEYSKIIDLNEEQIDLLRIHVAKYVVEGDLRREKTLNIKRLIDLSCYRGLRHRRSLPVHGQRTKTNARTCKGPRKPIKK from the coding sequence ATGGCACGTATTGCAGGTATTAATATTCCTGAAAATAAACATACTTTAATTGCATTAACTGCAATATATGGAATTGGTAAAAAACGTTCTAAATTAATTTGTTCTATTGCAAATATTTCTGAATATTCTAAGATTATAGATTTAAATGAAGAGCAAATTGATCTTTTAAGAATACATGTTGCAAAATATGTTGTTGAAGGTGATTTAAGAAGAGAAAAAACTTTAAACATTAAACGTTTAATCGATTTAAGTTGTTATCGTGGTTTACGTCATCGTAGAAGTCTTCCAGTACATGGACAAAGAACTAAAACTAATGCAAGAACTTGTAAAGGTCCTCGAAAACCAATAAAAAAATAA
- the rpsK gene encoding 30S ribosomal protein S11, protein MVKNSASVRTRRRAKKQILDGIAHIHASFNNTIVTITDRQGNALGWATSGGSGFRGSRKSTPFAAQVAAERCAEIVKDYGIKNLEVMVKGPGPGRESTIRALNAAGFRITNITDVTPIPHNGCRPPKKRRV, encoded by the coding sequence ATGGTAAAGAATTCAGCATCTGTTCGTACACGTAGACGTGCAAAAAAACAAATTTTAGATGGTATAGCTCATATTCATGCTTCTTTTAATAATACTATTGTCACTATTACTGATAGACAAGGGAATGCTTTAGGTTGGGCAACTTCAGGAGGTTCTGGTTTTCGGGGTTCTAGAAAATCTACTCCTTTTGCAGCACAAGTTGCTGCTGAACGTTGTGCAGAAATCGTAAAAGATTATGGTATAAAAAATTTAGAAGTTATGGTTAAAGGGCCCGGTCCCGGTAGAGAATCTACAATTCGAGCTTTAAATGCAGCTGGATTTCGTATTACAAATATTACTGATGTGACTCCAATTCCTCATAATGGTTGTCGTCCTCCTAAAAAACGTCGTGTATAA
- a CDS encoding DUF494 family protein produces MFDILIYLFENYVNSESRISIDYDSLTNDLFDIGFQKRDIYNALRWLKNLSCYKKNIISSINVLSNQISTRIYTPEESLKLNVDCRGFILFLEQLEILTLDTREMIIERIMELDINELNLEDLKWIILIVLFNVPGCELVYRKLENLLFNFKEEVIH; encoded by the coding sequence ATGTTTGATATATTAATATATTTGTTTGAAAATTATGTAAATAGTGAATCAAGAATTTCTATTGATTACGATAGTTTGACTAATGATTTATTTGATATAGGTTTTCAAAAACGAGATATTTATAATGCTTTACGTTGGTTAAAAAATCTTTCTTGTTATAAGAAAAATATTATTTCATCTATTAATGTATTATCAAATCAGATTTCTACTCGCATTTATACTCCAGAAGAGTCTCTTAAATTAAATGTTGATTGTCGTGGGTTTATACTGTTTTTAGAACAATTAGAGATATTAACATTAGATACACGAGAAATGATTATTGAAAGAATTATGGAATTAGATATTAATGAATTAAATCTTGAAGATTTGAAATGGATTATATTAATTGTATTGTTTAATGTACCTGGATGTGAACTAGTATATCGTAAACTTGAAAATTTATTATTTAATTTTAAAGAAGAAGTTATTCATTAA
- the rpsE gene encoding 30S ribosomal protein S5, protein MANIEKKNNIDLQEKLITVNRVSKTVKGGRIFSFTALTVVGNGDGRVGFGYGKAREVPAAIQKAMEKARRNMITIPLVNKTLQHALKGSHTGSNIFMKPASDGTGIIAGGAMRAVLEVAGIHNVLAKTYGSTNPINVVRATMNGLVNMKSPEMIAAKRNKRIEDILG, encoded by the coding sequence ATGGCTAATATTGAAAAAAAAAATAATATTGATTTACAAGAAAAATTAATTACAGTAAATCGTGTTTCAAAAACTGTAAAAGGTGGTCGTATATTTTCTTTTACAGCATTAACTGTCGTAGGAAATGGAGATGGACGAGTAGGATTTGGTTATGGAAAAGCACGTGAAGTTCCTGCTGCTATTCAAAAAGCTATGGAAAAAGCTAGACGTAATATGATTACTATACCATTAGTAAATAAAACTTTACAACATGCATTAAAAGGTTCTCATACTGGATCAAATATTTTTATGAAACCTGCTTCTGATGGAACTGGAATTATTGCAGGTGGAGCTATGCGTGCAGTTTTAGAAGTAGCAGGAATACATAATGTATTAGCTAAAACTTATGGTTCTACTAATCCAATCAATGTCGTACGAGCTACTATGAATGGTTTAGTGAATATGAAATCTCCAGAAATGATAGCTGCTAAAAGAAATAAACGTATTGAAGATATACTAGGATAA
- the rpmD gene encoding 50S ribosomal protein L30, whose protein sequence is MKNIKITQIKSAIGRLPKHKKTLIGLGLRHIGHTVIREDTPSIQGMIKKISYILKIQEE, encoded by the coding sequence ATGAAAAATATAAAAATTACTCAAATTAAAAGTGCTATAGGAAGATTGCCTAAGCATAAAAAAACTTTAATTGGACTTGGATTGCGTCATATCGGACATACTGTAATACGTGAAGATACACCATCTATTCAAGGTATGATTAAAAAGATTTCTTATATTTTAAAAATACAAGAGGAATAG
- the def gene encoding peptide deformylase, translating to MSLLKILYYPDTRLRLIAKPVNIINKKIQKIANNMIDTMYQEEGIGLAATQVNIQLQIIVINTMEKEKNNLILINPKIIQQEGDISIEEGCLSIPEYRASIPRYNYIKVQAINIYGKKIEIEAESILSICIQHEIDHLKGKLFIDYLSKFKRERIHKKMKKFKKIIKKNA from the coding sequence ATGTCTTTGTTAAAAATACTCTATTACCCTGATACACGTTTAAGACTTATTGCTAAACCGGTAAATATAATTAATAAAAAAATACAAAAAATTGCAAATAATATGATAGATACAATGTATCAAGAAGAAGGAATTGGATTAGCAGCAACTCAAGTCAATATTCAGTTACAAATCATAGTCATTAATACAATGGAAAAAGAAAAAAATAATTTAATACTTATTAATCCTAAAATTATTCAACAAGAAGGTGATATTAGTATTGAAGAAGGATGTTTATCTATACCAGAATACCGAGCTTCTATACCAAGATATAATTATATAAAAGTTCAAGCAATTAATATTTATGGAAAAAAAATAGAAATAGAAGCAGAATCTATATTATCGATTTGCATACAGCATGAAATAGATCATCTTAAAGGTAAATTATTTATTGATTATTTATCAAAATTCAAAAGAGAAAGAATTCATAAAAAAATGAAAAAATTTAAAAAAATAATAAAAAAAAATGCTTAA
- the secY gene encoding preprotein translocase subunit SecY, whose translation MVKKLGLNFKNTKKSVSELKQRIIFLVAAIIVFRIGSFIPIPGIDTTILSRILNEQKGTIVDMFNMFSGGALSRASIFALGIMPYISASIIIQLLTLVYPTLSEIKKEGESGRHKINQYTRYATLILALIQSIGIATTLPNIIGMRTIIINTDIYFYLIAIISLVTGTMFLMWLGEMITEYGIGNGISIIIFVGIIAGLPSAIGNTIEKTRLGDLNLLSFLFVLLLIFLVIFFVVFMERGQRRITVHYAQRQQGRRIYSAQSTHLPLKINMSGVIPAIFASSIVLFPATIISWCKVNNQWLKTISFYLQPNQPLYLIFYISAIIFFCFFYTGLVFNPRETADNLKKSGAFVSGIRPGEQTAKYINKIMLRLTLFGSLYITFICLIPEFMRSAMNVPFYFGGTSLLIVVVVIMDFITQIQTLIMSNQYESMLKKANLN comes from the coding sequence ATGGTTAAGAAACTAGGATTAAATTTTAAAAATACTAAAAAAAGTGTTAGTGAGCTGAAACAGAGAATTATTTTTCTAGTAGCAGCTATCATAGTTTTTCGTATTGGTTCCTTCATTCCAATTCCTGGAATCGATACTACAATTTTATCTAGAATATTAAATGAACAAAAAGGCACTATTGTAGACATGTTCAATATGTTTTCTGGTGGCGCTTTAAGTCGTGCTTCTATTTTTGCTTTAGGAATTATGCCTTATATATCAGCTTCTATTATTATTCAATTACTTACATTAGTATATCCAACTTTATCTGAAATTAAAAAAGAAGGAGAATCTGGACGACATAAAATTAATCAGTATACTAGATATGCTACTTTAATATTAGCTCTCATACAGTCTATTGGAATTGCTACTACTCTTCCTAATATAATAGGAATGCGTACAATTATAATAAATACTGATATTTATTTTTATTTGATTGCTATCATAAGTTTAGTAACTGGTACTATGTTTTTAATGTGGTTAGGAGAAATGATTACAGAATATGGTATTGGTAATGGTATTTCAATTATTATTTTTGTTGGAATAATAGCTGGTCTACCATCAGCTATTGGAAATACTATTGAAAAAACAAGGCTGGGAGATTTAAATCTTTTATCATTTTTATTTGTTTTACTATTAATTTTTTTAGTAATTTTTTTTGTTGTTTTTATGGAAAGAGGACAAAGAAGAATTACTGTACATTATGCACAACGTCAACAAGGTCGTCGTATTTACTCTGCTCAAAGTACTCATTTACCTTTAAAAATTAATATGTCTGGTGTTATACCTGCTATTTTTGCTTCCAGTATTGTTTTATTTCCTGCAACTATTATATCTTGGTGTAAAGTAAATAATCAATGGTTAAAAACTATATCTTTTTATTTACAACCTAATCAACCTTTATATCTAATTTTTTATATATCTGCAATAATATTTTTTTGTTTTTTTTATACAGGATTAGTATTTAATCCTCGTGAAACAGCAGATAATTTAAAAAAATCAGGTGCTTTTGTTTCAGGAATTAGACCTGGTGAACAAACAGCAAAATATATTAATAAAATTATGTTAAGATTGACACTATTTGGTTCTTTATATATTACATTTATTTGTTTAATCCCAGAATTTATGCGAAGTGCTATGAATGTTCCCTTTTATTTTGGTGGAACGTCTTTATTAATTGTTGTTGTAGTTATTATGGATTTCATTACTCAAATCCAAACACTGATAATGTCTAATCAATATGAGTCTATGCTAAAAAAAGCTAATCTGAATTAA
- the rplF gene encoding 50S ribosomal protein L6, with protein sequence MSRVAKRPIIIPSGVNIKLDLQDILIKGKYGHLSRTIHQSVKIECLNDKIIFSPRFGFSDSWAQAGTSRALVNSMIIGVSRKFSKKLQLSGVGYRISIIKDDIINMSLGYSHIITYRLPKGINIENPSPTEIVIQGIDKQLVGQVAANLRSYRVPEPYKGKGIRYADEIVRMKEAKKK encoded by the coding sequence ATGTCTCGCGTAGCTAAACGTCCAATTATTATTCCTTCTGGTGTTAATATTAAATTAGATTTACAAGATATATTAATTAAAGGAAAATATGGTCATCTTTCACGTACTATTCACCAATCAGTTAAAATTGAATGTTTAAATGATAAAATAATTTTTTCACCACGTTTTGGTTTTTCTGATAGTTGGGCACAAGCAGGAACTTCAAGAGCTCTTGTAAATTCTATGATTATAGGTGTTTCTAGAAAATTCAGCAAGAAATTACAATTATCTGGAGTTGGTTATCGTATTTCTATAATAAAAGACGACATAATTAATATGTCATTAGGTTATTCTCATATAATTACATATCGTCTACCTAAAGGTATTAATATAGAAAATCCATCACCAACAGAAATTGTTATTCAAGGAATAGATAAGCAATTAGTTGGACAAGTTGCAGCTAATTTGCGTTCTTATCGTGTACCGGAACCGTATAAAGGAAAAGGCATACGATACGCAGATGAAATTGTACGCATGAAAGAGGCTAAGAAGAAATAA
- a CDS encoding DNA-directed RNA polymerase subunit alpha, with the protein MQNSIMNFLKPRLVDIEQISATHTKVTLEPLERGFGHTLGNALRRILLSSMPGCAVTEVEIDGVLHEYSTKEGIQEDILEILLNLKELAVKLYGKDEAFLTLNKSGIGSVTAADIIHDGDVEIIKPEHVICHLTYENASIKMRIKVQRGRGYIPASSRIHLEEDSRPIGCLLVDACYSPIDRISYNVEAARVEQRTDLDKLVIEMETNGTIDPEEAIRRAATILAEQLEAFVDLRDVREPEIKEEKPEFEPILLRPVDDLELTVRSANCLKAESIHYIGDLVQRTEVELLKTPNLGKKSLTEIKDILASRSLSLGMRLENWPPSSILDE; encoded by the coding sequence ATGCAGAATTCTATCATGAATTTTTTAAAACCCCGTTTAGTGGATATTGAACAAATTAGTGCAACTCATACTAAAGTGACTTTAGAACCATTAGAAAGAGGATTTGGTCATACGCTTGGAAATGCACTTCGTAGAATTCTCCTTTCTTCCATGCCAGGATGTGCTGTAACTGAAGTTGAAATTGATGGAGTACTTCATGAGTACAGCACTAAAGAAGGTATACAAGAAGATATTCTAGAAATATTATTAAATTTAAAAGAATTAGCTGTAAAATTATATGGTAAAGATGAAGCTTTTCTTACATTGAATAAATCTGGTATTGGTTCAGTTACTGCTGCAGACATCATACATGATGGCGATGTTGAAATTATTAAACCAGAACACGTTATTTGTCACTTAACTTATGAAAATGCTTCTATTAAGATGAGAATAAAAGTGCAACGTGGAAGAGGTTATATTCCTGCTTCTTCGAGAATTCATTTAGAAGAAGATTCTCGACCAATAGGTTGTTTATTAGTTGATGCTTGTTATAGTCCCATAGACAGAATTTCTTATAATGTAGAAGCTGCACGTGTAGAACAAAGAACTGATTTAGATAAATTAGTAATTGAAATGGAAACAAATGGAACGATTGATCCAGAAGAAGCAATTCGACGAGCAGCTACTATTTTAGCAGAACAATTAGAAGCTTTTGTTGATTTAAGAGATGTTCGTGAACCTGAAATTAAAGAAGAAAAACCTGAATTTGAACCTATTTTATTACGTCCAGTAGATGATTTAGAACTGACAGTACGTTCTGCAAATTGTCTTAAAGCAGAATCTATACATTATATTGGTGATTTGGTACAAAGAACTGAAGTAGAACTTTTAAAAACTCCTAATTTGGGAAAAAAATCTTTAACTGAAATTAAAGATATATTAGCTTCTCGAAGTTTATCTCTTGGTATGAGATTAGAAAATTGGCCACCATCAAGTATTTTAGATGAATAA